The Lacipirellula parvula genome window below encodes:
- a CDS encoding helix-turn-helix domain-containing protein produces the protein MSSAVSSESPQLLTTPREAAELLRISEKALWNLTVPRGDLQCVRLGRSVRYSLATLRKYVEQQQNAAAG, from the coding sequence ATGTCCAGCGCCGTAAGCTCTGAGTCTCCGCAACTTCTCACCACGCCGCGTGAGGCCGCCGAACTTCTCCGAATCAGCGAGAAAGCGCTCTGGAATCTGACGGTGCCGCGTGGCGACCTACAATGCGTCCGGCTTGGCCGGTCAGTCCGCTATAGCCTCGCGACTCTTCGCAAGTACGTCGAGCAGCAACAGAACGCTGCCGCGGGCTAA
- the tilS gene encoding tRNA lysidine(34) synthetase TilS, translated as MRVRHNGERCQLAAGPSKPEVKDIFDDCNIWQQARTRGPTYKL; from the coding sequence CTGAGAGTTCGGCACAATGGCGAGCGTTGCCAGTTGGCAGCCGGGCCTAGTAAACCCGAAGTGAAGGACATATTCGATGATTGCAACATCTGGCAACAGGCCCGGACGCGCGGGCCGACGTACAAGCTTTGA
- a CDS encoding outer membrane beta-barrel protein, with product MRKRTFALFTVASITYSPFALAETTRYVEPVAFKSDAYYQQGDQYLTSTPVQAASSTAALACGDPACSDPCADPNCSDDVACGSGCEAGGLFSGCALAGPIEGLSLADLVGIDPECSSIEIGGWTNIAYYNKNIPLSQNFDDLLSFDDIPDHANLAQQWFYIGKVADGSAGRDFGGRIDVLYGTDAQKSQAFGNPGAGIRNNGFYDASLDHGYYGWAIPQAYMEVANGDLSTKVGHFFTPLGFEVIPATGNFFHTHSYTMFNSEPFTHTGALSTYSGFEGLTLYGGWTAGWDTGFTNNNSGSNWIGGFATELSENVTFTYLNTYGNFGWIDGGSKNSYSHSMVLVADLTDNLQYVGQSDLLRTDNPGVSQIDTIGLNQYMFYTLTDTLKVGGRCEWWKKDGTSFNEVTGGVNIQALSNLVFRPEVRHDWSPGTDLDQTAVAIDAILTY from the coding sequence ATGCGGAAACGCACGTTTGCGTTGTTCACGGTTGCGTCGATCACTTACAGCCCTTTCGCGCTCGCGGAAACGACGCGGTACGTCGAGCCGGTGGCATTCAAGAGTGATGCGTACTACCAACAAGGCGATCAGTACCTAACGTCGACGCCGGTGCAAGCGGCCAGTTCAACGGCGGCGCTCGCGTGCGGCGATCCGGCGTGCAGCGACCCATGTGCTGATCCGAACTGCAGCGACGACGTCGCCTGCGGTTCGGGTTGCGAAGCTGGCGGCCTGTTCAGCGGCTGTGCGCTAGCCGGCCCGATTGAAGGGCTTTCGCTGGCGGACCTGGTGGGCATCGATCCTGAATGCTCGTCGATCGAGATCGGCGGCTGGACGAACATCGCCTACTACAACAAGAACATCCCGCTGTCGCAGAACTTCGACGACTTGCTGTCGTTCGACGACATCCCGGACCATGCGAACCTTGCCCAGCAATGGTTCTACATCGGCAAGGTCGCCGACGGCTCGGCCGGCCGCGACTTCGGCGGTCGCATCGACGTCCTTTATGGTACGGACGCGCAGAAGTCGCAAGCGTTCGGTAACCCCGGCGCCGGCATCCGCAACAACGGCTTCTACGACGCCTCGCTCGACCACGGCTATTACGGCTGGGCTATCCCCCAAGCCTACATGGAAGTGGCCAACGGCGACCTGTCGACGAAGGTTGGTCACTTCTTCACCCCGCTTGGGTTTGAAGTGATTCCGGCCACCGGCAACTTCTTCCACACGCACTCGTACACGATGTTCAACAGCGAGCCGTTTACCCACACCGGCGCCCTGTCGACCTACTCAGGCTTTGAAGGCCTGACGCTGTACGGCGGTTGGACGGCGGGCTGGGACACCGGCTTCACGAACAACAACTCGGGCAGCAACTGGATCGGCGGTTTCGCCACCGAGCTCAGCGAGAACGTGACCTTCACGTACCTCAACACGTACGGCAACTTCGGCTGGATCGACGGCGGTTCGAAGAACAGCTACTCGCACAGCATGGTGCTCGTCGCTGACCTGACCGACAACCTCCAGTACGTCGGCCAGAGCGACTTGCTCCGCACCGACAACCCTGGGGTGAGCCAGATCGACACGATCGGCCTCAACCAGTACATGTTCTACACGCTCACCGACACGTTGAAGGTCGGTGGTCGTTGCGAATGGTGGAAGAAGGACGGCACGTCGTTCAACGAAGTGACCGGCGGCGTGAACATCCAGGCTCTCTCGAACCTGGTCTTCCGTCCGGAAGTTCGTCACGACTGGTCGCCCGGCACCGACCTCGACCAAACCGCGGTCGCGATCGACGCCATCCTGACCTACTAG
- a CDS encoding tyrosine-type recombinase/integrase codes for MYIKSRSDVKGGTKNVYRHTQEGLIEYFGASKPLSEISEGDADDWRRWLATSGKRSDGSTRKRLGDNTIRRRCGVARQFFRAALRKRLIVANPFGEMKGISVRSNRERDYFVTRDEAAKVVEACPDAQWRLLFALSRYGGLRCPSEHLALRWGDIDWANKRITVTSPKTEHHEGQGVRVIPMFPELQQLLEDVWELAAKPLSSLTPKEQAKVHVITRYRDVNANLRTQLERIIARAGLTPWPKLFQNLRASRATELAAEFPSHVAAEWMGHSALVAQKHYWRTTDADFEKATTAKALQNPVQSGAALSGSEEFGGEDIPGNCEFTEKSGPKQHARQDSNLRPAD; via the coding sequence ATGTACATCAAGAGCCGCTCTGACGTGAAGGGCGGCACGAAGAACGTTTACCGCCACACGCAGGAAGGGCTCATCGAGTACTTCGGCGCGAGCAAGCCTTTGTCGGAAATCTCTGAGGGCGACGCCGATGATTGGCGCCGGTGGCTTGCGACGTCGGGGAAGCGTTCAGACGGATCGACTCGCAAGCGGCTGGGCGACAACACGATCCGCCGACGGTGCGGAGTCGCTCGCCAGTTCTTCCGCGCGGCACTGCGGAAACGGCTCATCGTGGCGAACCCGTTCGGCGAGATGAAGGGGATCTCAGTGCGATCGAATCGCGAACGCGATTACTTCGTAACTCGCGACGAAGCTGCCAAAGTCGTCGAAGCTTGCCCCGATGCCCAGTGGCGTTTGCTGTTCGCGCTGAGCCGCTACGGCGGGCTTCGCTGCCCCTCCGAACACTTGGCGCTCAGGTGGGGTGACATCGACTGGGCGAACAAACGCATCACTGTGACGAGCCCGAAGACCGAGCACCACGAAGGGCAGGGGGTCCGAGTAATCCCGATGTTCCCGGAACTTCAACAGCTCCTCGAGGACGTTTGGGAGTTGGCAGCTAAACCGTTGTCTTCGCTCACGCCTAAGGAACAAGCCAAAGTGCATGTGATCACCCGCTACCGCGACGTCAACGCGAACCTCCGCACACAGCTTGAGAGGATTATCGCCCGCGCCGGCCTCACGCCTTGGCCAAAGCTATTCCAGAATTTGCGGGCGTCGCGGGCGACGGAGCTCGCCGCCGAGTTCCCTTCGCACGTTGCGGCGGAGTGGATGGGGCACTCGGCCTTAGTCGCCCAGAAGCACTACTGGCGGACCACGGATGCCGACTTCGAGAAGGCGACAACCGCCAAAGCGCTGCAAAATCCGGTGCAGTCAGGAGCCGCATTGAGTGGCAGCGAGGAGTTCGGAGGCGAAGATATCCCGGGAAATTGCGAGTTCACCGAGAAATCGGGGCCTAAACAGCACGCCCGGCAGGACTCGAACCTGCGACCCGCAGATTAG
- a CDS encoding tetratricopeptide repeat protein — translation MSIPGISTLASLLRMLKAEQKERADAAKSQIAGWIRVRQDDEFKRLIVEDTVITTRVEKRLLDVDTRLEGLEELIAGSVHPSTTPQTEPSAITAATDAGVTALIEEAVSYMRRNILEVATEKLLELRNSPHWPSMTPRQRFRIVANLGQCKTRIEEFGRALAYFEEALLHQPDDIEAQALVATAHFSAGDDKEAERRAREILEQHPDTPFAHLVLIRLDDTDTSTEDIWNGLPPSVKYDVNILATTAWRAHRLMEFDFALFLASEGIKDEANRLGFEVLQNVVAVNRIYVAHENHLVRSPEETSVLEAAISRFETLAEQIVAEPGRQHRGQFYFYYAGALRLLGKAQEASHVYKQAVRAWPAATDIGRQYAQLLRDLGEIDEAIEALQANSFHSSDPKSCVFLSFLLADRDTHEDREVAAELLSGVVQDGVEVDLRELSNAIKLLGLLRSKQGSVDGVIDKIRTLSRADLSQAHRDALIATCYGVAKNFEEADSHARLAVSQLLPTDDETAWIDAALACRGCKLHAEAVAAFSQIVTPQSPLNQIEWLLESAYHSDSVGAILNFCSKLREDGVFLEEAIDLEVYNREKYSDIDGALEVLDAYIALNNNDDFTKLVKLRKALIGAIHDRPEVAKLPIEELPTWEEATPEIGKMVVVLLRERGDSELALDYAYRLLQKNHDSADAHRAFLTACGEPGKEHSLPSFESAQPGAAVEYMDVSSGDIAAWILEDSSLVDRNRRELDLSHPTAQDLLGKSLGDEFLLRTSGTQRHHGRILRIISKYQYVYKDIMDNWQERFPDDPQVQRFSSVNADGDPDFSPIFQILDHRAAVTAQLHKVYKDNPLSVTSFAAMSGVDAFDATSHLAAQGDIDIRCCQGNELEYDQALLRTGLSSQLVLCESAIATLWQTQIWKSLNHTPTLIVNLGVMQQVRRKALDGTFLGKGFLSKVGEQYRYDEYDPELINARDTEFRDFYQWLASHSQAENGLALADLSPHKRKYLTEFFGFGAAQTIATAMKFNLVLWTDDLTIAEVSRIELNVERTWTEIVVQNLANLGQLSAAVLTENIARLNGCRYTHARLTPDAILASAQIANWDYSAWPFPSVVTWCGRPEVNRFGIAKVSAHALPLLYAAAPSVDAAHRMSKAMLEGVLTIGEGKYILRAIRKNLHRLFDCDTDAYSDCDGLIGYLLKSHL, via the coding sequence ATGTCAATTCCAGGAATCAGCACACTGGCAAGCCTCTTGCGAATGCTCAAGGCGGAGCAGAAAGAGAGAGCCGATGCTGCGAAATCGCAAATCGCTGGTTGGATTCGCGTGCGACAGGACGATGAATTCAAGCGACTAATTGTCGAAGACACAGTCATAACGACTCGCGTCGAGAAGCGGCTACTTGATGTCGATACCCGCTTAGAAGGACTGGAGGAATTGATCGCCGGCTCGGTGCATCCATCGACTACGCCCCAGACGGAACCATCTGCAATCACAGCCGCCACTGATGCCGGGGTGACAGCATTGATCGAGGAGGCCGTATCCTACATGAGACGCAACATCCTCGAAGTTGCGACCGAGAAACTACTCGAGTTACGAAATTCCCCCCACTGGCCCAGCATGACGCCGCGCCAGAGATTTCGAATTGTCGCAAATTTGGGGCAATGCAAGACCCGGATCGAGGAATTCGGCCGAGCACTTGCTTACTTCGAGGAAGCGTTGCTTCACCAGCCGGACGATATCGAAGCGCAAGCCCTGGTGGCGACGGCTCATTTCTCCGCGGGCGACGACAAGGAAGCTGAGCGTCGGGCTCGCGAAATTCTTGAGCAGCACCCAGACACGCCTTTCGCTCACCTCGTATTAATTCGTCTCGATGACACCGATACCAGCACCGAAGACATCTGGAACGGGCTGCCACCCTCCGTCAAATACGACGTGAACATACTCGCCACAACAGCATGGCGCGCTCACCGACTCATGGAGTTTGACTTCGCTCTGTTTCTCGCTAGCGAAGGCATTAAGGATGAAGCGAACCGCCTGGGCTTTGAGGTGCTTCAAAATGTCGTAGCGGTCAATCGCATATACGTCGCGCACGAAAACCACCTAGTGCGATCTCCTGAGGAAACGTCGGTCCTAGAAGCGGCGATCAGTAGATTCGAGACTTTAGCGGAGCAAATCGTCGCCGAGCCAGGTCGGCAGCACAGAGGACAATTTTACTTTTATTACGCCGGTGCACTTCGACTACTAGGGAAAGCGCAGGAAGCATCTCACGTCTACAAGCAGGCGGTCCGAGCATGGCCCGCTGCCACGGACATTGGCCGCCAGTACGCACAGCTTCTTCGTGACCTTGGCGAAATCGATGAGGCGATTGAAGCTCTCCAAGCGAACTCATTCCACAGCAGCGACCCGAAGAGCTGCGTATTCCTATCATTTCTTCTCGCCGATCGCGATACTCACGAAGACCGTGAAGTGGCGGCGGAGCTTCTGAGCGGCGTCGTGCAAGATGGCGTTGAAGTTGATTTGAGAGAGCTAAGCAATGCAATCAAACTGCTTGGGCTGCTTCGAAGTAAGCAGGGTAGCGTCGATGGTGTCATCGACAAGATTCGCACGCTCTCACGCGCTGACTTAAGTCAAGCACATCGCGACGCCCTAATTGCAACGTGTTACGGGGTGGCAAAAAACTTCGAGGAAGCAGATAGCCACGCACGCCTTGCAGTGTCGCAACTTTTACCGACAGATGATGAAACGGCGTGGATCGATGCAGCCCTCGCTTGCAGGGGCTGCAAACTTCACGCAGAGGCGGTAGCGGCTTTCTCGCAAATCGTCACTCCCCAGAGCCCTCTCAATCAAATCGAGTGGCTGCTAGAGTCCGCGTATCACAGCGACAGCGTCGGTGCGATCTTGAACTTCTGCTCAAAGCTTCGCGAGGATGGGGTATTCCTTGAGGAAGCGATCGACTTGGAAGTTTACAATAGGGAGAAATACAGCGACATAGACGGCGCACTGGAAGTACTCGACGCCTATATCGCTCTCAACAACAACGATGACTTCACGAAGCTCGTGAAGCTTAGAAAAGCACTTATCGGCGCGATTCACGATCGTCCGGAAGTGGCAAAGCTGCCCATCGAGGAGCTTCCGACTTGGGAAGAAGCGACGCCCGAGATCGGAAAGATGGTCGTCGTACTACTGCGGGAACGGGGCGACAGCGAGCTAGCGCTGGATTACGCCTACCGTCTACTCCAAAAGAACCACGATTCCGCCGATGCCCACCGTGCGTTTCTAACGGCATGTGGCGAACCCGGCAAAGAACACTCCTTACCGTCATTCGAGTCAGCACAACCTGGCGCCGCAGTCGAGTACATGGACGTATCGAGCGGAGATATCGCTGCATGGATTCTCGAGGATAGTTCTTTAGTCGATCGTAACCGGCGCGAACTGGACCTCAGTCATCCGACAGCGCAAGACCTTTTAGGCAAGTCGCTCGGCGACGAGTTTCTGCTACGTACAAGTGGAACGCAACGCCACCACGGACGCATCCTCCGGATTATCAGCAAGTACCAATATGTCTACAAAGACATCATGGATAACTGGCAGGAGCGATTTCCAGATGACCCTCAAGTTCAGCGTTTTAGTTCCGTTAATGCAGATGGCGATCCTGACTTCTCGCCGATCTTTCAGATACTCGATCACCGAGCCGCAGTAACAGCTCAGTTGCACAAAGTCTACAAGGACAACCCACTATCGGTGACGAGTTTCGCAGCAATGAGCGGTGTAGACGCGTTCGACGCAACATCGCATCTTGCCGCCCAGGGTGACATCGACATTCGGTGCTGTCAGGGAAATGAGTTGGAGTATGACCAAGCCCTCCTAAGGACAGGTTTGTCGTCTCAGTTGGTCCTGTGCGAGAGCGCTATAGCAACATTGTGGCAGACGCAAATCTGGAAGTCTCTTAATCACACACCTACGCTCATTGTGAATCTAGGCGTAATGCAGCAAGTTCGCCGCAAAGCGTTAGATGGCACATTTCTCGGAAAAGGCTTCCTGTCCAAAGTAGGAGAACAATACCGCTACGACGAATATGACCCTGAGTTAATCAATGCCAGAGATACGGAATTTCGAGACTTCTATCAATGGTTGGCCTCACACTCGCAAGCAGAAAACGGGCTGGCGCTCGCCGACCTTTCACCCCACAAGCGAAAGTACCTTACAGAGTTTTTTGGGTTTGGAGCTGCTCAGACTATCGCCACTGCAATGAAGTTCAATCTTGTGTTGTGGACTGATGACCTAACAATTGCCGAGGTCAGTCGGATTGAGCTCAATGTCGAACGCACGTGGACCGAGATTGTGGTGCAGAACCTCGCGAATCTTGGGCAACTGTCCGCAGCTGTGCTCACCGAGAACATTGCACGACTGAACGGATGCCGCTACACCCACGCGCGTCTCACACCTGATGCGATACTGGCTTCGGCACAAATCGCGAATTGGGACTACTCAGCTTGGCCATTTCCGTCAGTTGTCACATGGTGTGGGCGGCCAGAAGTCAATCGATTTGGCATAGCGAAGGTTTCCGCTCACGCCTTACCCCTACTTTATGCTGCAGCTCCGAGTGTCGATGCCGCGCATCGCATGTCGAAGGCAATGTTGGAAGGCGTGCTCACCATCGGTGAGGGGAAATACATCCTGCGAGCCATCCGAAAAAACCTCCATCGACTCTTCGACTGTGACACTGATGCATACAGCGATTGCGACGGACTAATTGGCTACTTGCTCAAAAGCCACCTATAG
- a CDS encoding P-II family nitrogen regulator encodes MKLIIAVIQPSKLEDVKAALSEVEVVRLTIMDVQGFGRQKGQTEVYRGREISVNLLRKVQLQIAVNDVFVEPTINAIIKGGRTGDSGQIGDGKIFILPLDDCIRIRTGERGPEAI; translated from the coding sequence ATGAAGTTGATCATCGCAGTGATCCAGCCCAGCAAGCTGGAAGACGTGAAAGCCGCGCTCTCGGAAGTCGAAGTCGTCCGCCTGACGATCATGGACGTCCAAGGCTTTGGCCGGCAAAAGGGGCAGACCGAGGTCTACCGCGGGCGTGAGATCTCCGTCAACTTGCTGCGGAAGGTTCAGCTGCAGATTGCCGTCAACGATGTCTTCGTTGAACCGACGATCAACGCGATCATCAAAGGCGGCCGCACCGGCGACAGCGGCCAAATCGGCGACGGCAAGATCTTTATTTTGCCGCTTGATGACTGCATCCGCATCCGCACCGGCGAGCGCGGGCCTGAAGCAATTTAG
- a CDS encoding tyrosine-type recombinase/integrase produces MIATEAKADRLLQRILDEMVEARQYENKSAREMRRMIKRFDECFDAPLHANEVTLESIKRSIGLLLQGGMTLKSAKKVAQSVATVVRYADPTMLPRWQRIPLLFDGADADVAQPKDWPLVRIVNQLFVASGKRSKTTIVKYRQACRRYCRFAKSMQRASDVTPERLEEFRHWQLKQGYSEGTAEDGCDHVAAVVRTADAGILPPKYRRKLFADAKRPAFDDGEIGGTIEWIMLNEYFPMKQRIASKQTERMYAAATAKFSRFLERPATLADLDDLVVSRWLRSMRDDLAPATIAGYAKNIRAFWDWCARTEKMRRFPTFADPPIPRHIPRAWSIPQLNALLSACGRMEGAIAGVPAPLWWGCLLLVALDTGERRGALFQLAWEHYDPETGRLEAPAEIRKGRGKSAIYWLRAPSIEALAAIRPPKRELIFEWSSGAFDTYFRKLVELAGLPYEPHKSGLQKLRRSFATLVEANGGDATAALMHTARKVTEQSYLDTRLIDRPSPNLLLPSFTMSPDVPTEG; encoded by the coding sequence ATGATCGCAACAGAAGCCAAGGCTGATCGTTTACTACAACGAATTCTCGATGAAATGGTTGAGGCGCGACAGTACGAGAATAAATCGGCGCGCGAGATGCGCCGAATGATCAAGCGGTTCGACGAATGCTTTGATGCGCCACTCCACGCCAACGAAGTGACGCTGGAATCGATTAAGCGTTCAATCGGTTTACTACTCCAGGGTGGCATGACTCTCAAGAGCGCCAAAAAAGTCGCGCAGTCTGTTGCCACCGTTGTTCGGTACGCGGATCCGACGATGCTACCGCGGTGGCAACGTATCCCGCTCCTTTTTGACGGCGCCGATGCGGACGTTGCCCAGCCGAAAGATTGGCCGCTGGTCCGTATTGTGAATCAGTTGTTTGTAGCAAGCGGGAAACGTTCGAAAACAACCATTGTGAAGTACCGGCAGGCATGCCGCAGATACTGTCGGTTTGCTAAGTCGATGCAACGCGCCTCTGACGTCACGCCTGAACGGCTAGAAGAGTTCCGCCATTGGCAACTCAAACAGGGTTACAGCGAAGGCACTGCAGAGGACGGATGCGACCATGTTGCCGCCGTCGTCAGGACCGCCGACGCCGGAATTCTGCCACCAAAGTATCGACGGAAGTTGTTCGCTGATGCAAAGCGACCAGCGTTCGATGACGGTGAGATAGGCGGAACTATCGAATGGATCATGCTGAATGAGTATTTTCCGATGAAGCAGCGGATCGCAAGTAAGCAGACGGAACGCATGTATGCTGCCGCAACTGCTAAGTTCAGTCGCTTCCTTGAGCGGCCGGCTACGCTTGCGGATCTCGATGATTTAGTCGTGTCTCGCTGGCTGCGTTCGATGCGGGATGATTTGGCCCCGGCAACAATCGCTGGGTACGCGAAGAATATCCGGGCCTTCTGGGACTGGTGCGCTAGGACGGAGAAGATGCGTCGCTTTCCGACGTTCGCGGATCCGCCAATTCCGCGGCACATTCCACGGGCGTGGTCGATACCGCAGTTGAACGCACTACTTAGCGCTTGCGGGCGGATGGAGGGTGCGATCGCAGGTGTACCGGCGCCCCTTTGGTGGGGCTGCTTATTGCTTGTCGCACTTGATACCGGGGAGCGACGAGGCGCTCTCTTCCAACTGGCATGGGAGCACTACGATCCCGAGACTGGGCGCCTGGAAGCGCCTGCAGAGATTCGCAAAGGTCGCGGCAAATCAGCCATCTATTGGCTGCGAGCGCCTAGTATCGAAGCACTCGCTGCGATTCGCCCCCCAAAGCGAGAGTTGATCTTCGAGTGGTCCAGCGGTGCGTTCGACACTTACTTCCGGAAACTGGTAGAGCTCGCCGGTCTGCCATACGAACCGCATAAGAGCGGGCTGCAGAAGTTGCGGCGTAGTTTTGCAACGCTGGTCGAGGCGAACGGCGGCGATGCAACGGCCGCGCTGATGCATACCGCCCGGAAAGTTACGGAGCAGTCCTACTTGGACACACGGCTCATTGATCGGCCGTCTCCCAATCTGTTGCTTCCGAGTTTCACAATGTCGCCCGACGTCCCAACCGAGGGATAG
- a CDS encoding phage/plasmid primase, P4 family, which produces MSPAVQQEMEALARNNRFDLPLFPQHYAKLADECGLSPATILSAKIRSTGDLQDLAQLLNRKSVARSWGTAIVIPYLDQSGDFVLHRIRPTNPPVSKKTGKAQKYLQPTGAASRAYFPPSIYSVLDDASCRLIITEGEFKALKATQEGFPCIGLSGVDCWHPRKKLSLLPDLADIRWQGRQVFIAFDSDAIDNENVARNERELAATLKMQGAQVRIVRIPAGEGGKKVGLDDFLVAQGPDKFPELLENAAEPLPPAAGEFMESASDMDPAIEAAHILSTVKMGDLYRLRFWRGGWYWWANGRYGEKPPEEVRAEIVNLLNKKWLGVKSRNVSDVLEHVKAKSILPASVEPPSWLAAPPHGWASEECLATKNSVVHLPSLIQNLAPCDTPASPAFLTTSATDFQLDLNAPRPDNWLKFLDALWKDDVESIHALQEWFGYLLTHDTRQQKLMLLVGPKRSGKGTIARILTALVGKGNVAAPTLGGLATNFGLWPLIGKSVAIVSDARLSGRSDQAAVVERILSITGEDSITIDRKNMAPITVRLPTRFVILTNELPKLSDASGAIVSRVVLLHTTNSFYGKEDHDLTERLLGELPGILLWAIEGWRRLRERGRLLQPETGLESLGEMNDLASPVAAFVRDCCVVDRVAHVTPSDLYATWERWCKSQGREKFIGTVQSFARDLLAAEPSIRRKRVRDGDDRQRVYEGIGLKLGF; this is translated from the coding sequence ATGAGTCCAGCCGTTCAACAAGAGATGGAGGCGCTAGCGAGAAATAACCGCTTCGATCTCCCGCTCTTCCCCCAGCACTACGCCAAGCTTGCCGACGAGTGCGGCTTATCTCCCGCAACGATCTTGTCGGCGAAGATTCGCTCGACCGGTGATCTCCAAGACCTCGCGCAATTGCTCAATCGCAAATCCGTCGCGAGATCGTGGGGAACGGCGATTGTGATCCCGTACCTAGATCAGTCCGGCGACTTCGTGCTGCATCGGATTCGACCGACGAATCCGCCTGTCAGCAAGAAAACCGGCAAGGCGCAGAAGTATCTCCAACCTACAGGCGCCGCGAGCCGAGCGTATTTCCCTCCGAGCATCTATTCAGTGCTTGACGACGCGTCGTGTCGCCTCATCATCACCGAAGGCGAATTCAAAGCATTGAAGGCGACTCAGGAGGGATTCCCATGCATCGGCCTCAGTGGCGTCGACTGCTGGCATCCTCGGAAGAAATTGTCTCTGCTCCCCGATCTCGCGGATATCCGCTGGCAGGGCCGCCAAGTCTTCATCGCATTCGACTCCGACGCCATCGACAACGAGAACGTCGCTCGCAACGAACGCGAACTCGCGGCAACGCTGAAAATGCAGGGAGCGCAAGTACGCATCGTCCGTATCCCGGCAGGGGAGGGCGGCAAGAAAGTTGGTCTCGACGATTTCCTCGTGGCCCAAGGCCCCGACAAGTTTCCTGAGTTGCTCGAAAACGCCGCGGAACCATTGCCGCCGGCGGCAGGCGAATTCATGGAATCGGCGTCGGATATGGATCCGGCGATTGAGGCCGCACACATCCTCTCGACCGTAAAGATGGGCGACCTCTACCGGCTCCGTTTCTGGCGGGGTGGCTGGTACTGGTGGGCGAACGGCCGCTACGGCGAGAAGCCACCCGAGGAAGTCCGCGCCGAGATCGTCAATCTGCTCAACAAGAAATGGCTCGGAGTGAAGAGCCGAAACGTCTCCGACGTGCTCGAGCATGTAAAGGCGAAATCAATTCTGCCAGCTTCAGTTGAGCCTCCGTCGTGGCTCGCGGCGCCACCTCACGGTTGGGCGTCCGAAGAATGCCTTGCCACGAAAAACTCTGTCGTGCATCTACCGTCGCTGATTCAAAACCTCGCGCCATGCGACACGCCCGCGTCGCCGGCCTTTCTCACGACGAGTGCAACCGACTTCCAGCTCGACCTCAACGCCCCGCGCCCAGACAACTGGCTCAAGTTCCTTGACGCATTGTGGAAAGACGACGTCGAGAGCATCCACGCCCTCCAGGAATGGTTCGGCTACCTACTGACTCACGACACACGTCAGCAAAAGCTGATGCTCCTCGTCGGTCCGAAGCGATCTGGCAAGGGCACCATCGCCCGAATTCTGACGGCACTTGTTGGGAAGGGAAACGTCGCGGCGCCGACGCTCGGCGGCCTTGCCACCAACTTCGGCCTATGGCCCCTTATCGGCAAATCAGTCGCCATCGTGTCTGACGCGAGGCTCTCCGGCCGCTCCGACCAGGCAGCCGTCGTCGAACGGATTCTCTCGATCACCGGCGAAGACTCGATCACGATCGACCGCAAGAACATGGCGCCGATCACGGTGCGGCTGCCAACGCGGTTCGTCATCCTGACCAATGAGCTTCCCAAGCTCTCCGACGCCAGCGGGGCCATCGTCTCTCGCGTCGTCCTCCTGCACACGACCAACTCATTCTACGGCAAGGAAGATCACGACCTCACCGAACGCCTGCTAGGCGAGCTCCCAGGCATCCTGCTGTGGGCCATCGAAGGCTGGCGGCGACTCCGCGAGCGCGGCCGTCTCCTGCAGCCCGAAACAGGCCTCGAGTCTCTCGGCGAGATGAACGACCTCGCGAGCCCCGTCGCCGCGTTCGTACGCGATTGTTGCGTCGTCGACCGTGTGGCGCACGTCACGCCGTCGGACCTCTACGCGACCTGGGAACGGTGGTGCAAATCGCAAGGCCGGGAGAAGTTCATCGGCACCGTCCAATCGTTCGCTCGCGACCTGCTTGCGGCGGAACCAAGCATCCGCCGGAAACGCGTTCGAGACGGCGATGACCGTCAACGAGTCTACGAAGGGATCGGGCTGAAGTTGGGTTTCTAG